In the genome of Pseudoglutamicibacter cumminsii, one region contains:
- a CDS encoding MFS transporter: MKQQPVHVRHAVDADKPAQQRTSKRRRRSLAVAAFGTVIEWYDFSIFFYVSTQLTRTFFHGDSNSLLLTLGVGAAGFLFRPLGAMVFGHLGERIGRKQALVISAVLMAVAMFGIAVLPGYDVLGVWAGILLVTLRCLAGFSVGAEYTGIMVYLMESAKQNRRGVAASWAAANSELGSLLAVGGAALLAHWLTADQMSSWGWRILFVVGGLLAAAMIPLRRFMEETETFEKLKEAGVAQRRKGSPLIDVLKHQPKAVLVAFLFSSIGSVTYFLNITNVPTYLESTAEVSSQLALNLGAIAAVAAIIATPFIGFLSDKFGRRAMTLTLGLVLLVTTLPAYLLLAGTGNVGAVTGVALLAVPAAGWSAIGAAAIPEQFSALGRFAGMAIGYNIATVLFGGFSPLVATALIDATGNQFAPAYYATAVVVLFGIPLMWLMRDMAGKPLEEVDRDPVLRRATAEKSRR; this comes from the coding sequence ATGAAGCAACAGCCCGTTCACGTCCGGCATGCAGTCGATGCGGACAAGCCGGCGCAGCAGCGGACGTCGAAACGGCGCAGGCGTTCGCTTGCGGTCGCCGCGTTCGGGACGGTTATCGAGTGGTATGACTTCTCGATTTTCTTCTACGTTTCCACCCAACTGACGCGCACGTTCTTCCACGGCGATTCGAACTCGCTTCTACTGACACTCGGCGTTGGCGCTGCGGGCTTCCTCTTCCGCCCGCTGGGAGCCATGGTTTTCGGGCACCTGGGGGAGCGCATCGGGCGCAAACAAGCCCTCGTGATTTCTGCCGTGCTGATGGCGGTAGCGATGTTCGGTATCGCAGTCCTGCCCGGCTACGACGTGCTCGGCGTGTGGGCGGGCATCCTACTGGTGACGTTGCGGTGCCTCGCCGGGTTCTCAGTGGGTGCTGAATACACCGGGATCATGGTGTACCTCATGGAGTCCGCGAAGCAGAACCGGCGTGGTGTTGCCGCGAGCTGGGCCGCCGCGAACTCCGAACTTGGGTCGCTGCTGGCCGTGGGTGGCGCCGCGCTCTTGGCGCATTGGCTCACAGCAGACCAGATGAGCAGCTGGGGTTGGCGGATACTCTTCGTGGTGGGCGGGCTCTTAGCGGCCGCGATGATTCCGCTCCGGCGGTTCATGGAAGAGACGGAGACGTTCGAGAAACTCAAGGAAGCAGGGGTAGCTCAGCGGCGGAAAGGCTCGCCGCTGATCGATGTCCTGAAGCATCAACCCAAGGCTGTTCTGGTTGCGTTCCTGTTTTCTTCGATCGGTTCGGTCACGTACTTCCTCAACATCACGAACGTCCCGACCTACCTCGAATCCACTGCCGAGGTTTCGAGTCAGCTGGCCCTGAACTTGGGCGCTATTGCGGCGGTCGCAGCGATTATCGCGACGCCGTTTATCGGTTTTCTTTCGGACAAGTTTGGGCGCCGCGCCATGACGCTCACGCTCGGGCTCGTGCTTTTGGTCACGACCCTGCCGGCGTACTTGTTGCTCGCGGGCACCGGCAACGTAGGTGCGGTCACGGGTGTTGCTCTGCTCGCGGTTCCGGCAGCGGGGTGGTCCGCGATCGGTGCGGCTGCCATCCCTGAGCAGTTCAGCGCGCTGGGGCGTTTCGCCGGGATGGCGATCGGCTACAACATCGCAACCGTACTGTTCGGCGGGTTCTCGCCGCTGGTCGCTACAGCGCTCATCGACGCGACCGGCAACCAGTTCGCCCCGGCCTACTATGCCACGGCGGTCGTGGTGCTGTTCGGGATTCCGCTCATGTGGCTCATGCGAGACATGGCCGGCAAGCCACTTGAAG
- a CDS encoding EamA family transporter: MQPKFLVGFVFALASSFAFALPGPVGKALYGSGWSPGSVTLVRLTGCALVLLFPTLIQLRGKWGEVRAHWRLIVAFGLFSMTGVQATYFVAVERLNVTVAILLEMTAPMMIVFWLWARTKARPSGLTFFGLAISMIGLVAVLDVGAVIREGSDALDALGVIMGLASAVCLAVYFLISANDSVKIPSTALTGLGFSVGAIGTVPFVALGLLPWKASTDAAALGQWNAPWFLAHAIIIVFTVAAYVLGVVGLRLMGAGVGSFVNLTEVLFAALVAWWLLGETLAVVQFVGGAAILAGVVFIKLGERPRGPSALAKKMPGIEPRRRVKWRPKLKKPRKKTAKAHTTGANVKTKRPPRREVTPR; the protein is encoded by the coding sequence GTGCAACCAAAATTCCTTGTTGGTTTCGTCTTCGCTTTGGCGTCATCTTTCGCGTTCGCCCTTCCTGGACCCGTGGGGAAAGCGCTGTATGGTTCCGGCTGGTCACCCGGCTCGGTGACGCTGGTGAGGCTCACTGGTTGCGCACTCGTCCTCCTGTTCCCCACGTTGATTCAGTTGCGCGGCAAATGGGGCGAAGTCCGTGCGCACTGGCGGCTTATTGTCGCGTTCGGCCTGTTTTCGATGACGGGCGTTCAGGCGACCTATTTCGTTGCTGTTGAACGCCTCAACGTGACGGTCGCGATCCTGCTTGAGATGACCGCGCCCATGATGATCGTGTTTTGGCTGTGGGCTCGCACCAAGGCCCGCCCTTCCGGGTTGACATTCTTTGGGCTTGCGATCTCGATGATCGGTTTGGTTGCAGTGCTCGATGTGGGTGCTGTGATCCGTGAAGGTTCCGATGCGCTGGATGCGCTAGGCGTCATCATGGGCTTGGCCTCGGCGGTGTGCCTGGCAGTGTACTTCTTGATTTCGGCGAACGATTCGGTCAAGATCCCGTCGACTGCGCTCACTGGGCTGGGTTTCTCGGTCGGCGCCATCGGCACTGTCCCGTTTGTGGCGCTCGGTTTGCTTCCTTGGAAAGCGAGCACGGATGCTGCTGCGCTAGGTCAGTGGAACGCGCCGTGGTTCCTCGCCCACGCCATCATCATTGTTTTCACGGTCGCCGCGTACGTTCTTGGCGTGGTGGGCTTGCGGCTCATGGGCGCGGGTGTCGGCTCGTTCGTGAACCTGACCGAGGTTCTGTTCGCCGCGTTGGTCGCGTGGTGGCTTTTGGGTGAGACACTCGCGGTGGTCCAGTTCGTGGGTGGCGCTGCGATCCTCGCCGGCGTGGTGTTCATCAAACTCGGCGAGCGCCCACGCGGCCCTTCGGCTCTTGCGAAGAAGATGCCAGGCATCGAGCCTCGCCGCCGCGTCAAGTGGCGTCCCAAGCTCAAGAAGCCTCGGAAGAAAACCGCGAAAGCCCACACAACGGGCGCCAACGTGAAGACCAAGCGGCCGCCTCGTCGTGAGGTCACGCCGCGCTAA
- the dnaB gene encoding replicative DNA helicase has protein sequence MDQYSDSQYNDAGASSAGGSALSERVPPQDLAAEQSVLGGMLLSQDAIADCVEILRSSDFYKPAHSTIFDAITDLYGRGEPADAVTVSSYLTKNGELNRAGGAAYIHEVIQSVPTAANASFYAEIVRERAILRRLVYAGDRITQMAYAADGEVDAIVNDAQAEVMQVAERRTAEDYVVLSDIMEHTVDEIEAAGQKSGDEITGVPSGFYELDELTQGFQGGQMIVVAARPAVGKSTFALDIARSAAIKNNMTTVFFSLEMGRSEIAMRLLSAETAIGLQNIRKGDMQDSDWAKVARTLPELNSAPFFIDDSPNMTLMEIRAKCRRLKQQHNLKLVVLDYLQLMSSGKRVESRQQEVAEFSRALKLLAKELEVPVIALSQLNRGSEQRTDKRPQVSDLRESGSIEQDADMVILLHREDIYDKESPRAGEADVIVAKHRNGPTKTIVVAFQGHYSRFSNMAYESSDAGI, from the coding sequence GTGGATCAATACAGCGATTCCCAATACAACGATGCAGGTGCGTCATCTGCAGGCGGCTCGGCGCTTTCGGAGCGCGTCCCACCTCAGGACCTCGCAGCGGAACAGTCCGTCTTGGGTGGCATGTTGCTCTCCCAAGACGCGATCGCTGACTGCGTTGAGATCCTCCGCTCATCGGACTTCTACAAGCCAGCGCACTCAACCATCTTTGACGCCATCACGGATCTCTACGGCCGCGGTGAGCCAGCTGACGCCGTGACGGTTTCGAGCTACCTCACCAAAAACGGGGAACTCAACCGGGCCGGCGGCGCGGCGTATATCCACGAGGTCATCCAGTCCGTCCCAACCGCCGCGAACGCGAGCTTCTACGCAGAGATTGTGAGGGAGCGCGCGATCCTGCGCCGCCTCGTCTATGCGGGTGACCGCATCACCCAGATGGCCTACGCCGCCGACGGCGAGGTCGACGCGATCGTCAACGATGCGCAAGCCGAAGTCATGCAGGTCGCTGAACGCAGGACCGCCGAAGACTACGTCGTGCTTTCAGACATCATGGAGCACACAGTCGATGAGATCGAGGCGGCGGGACAGAAATCGGGCGACGAAATCACGGGCGTGCCGTCGGGTTTCTATGAGCTCGACGAACTGACCCAGGGCTTCCAGGGCGGCCAGATGATCGTTGTCGCGGCGCGCCCAGCGGTCGGTAAGTCGACCTTCGCACTCGACATCGCGCGTTCCGCCGCGATCAAGAACAACATGACGACCGTGTTCTTCTCGCTTGAAATGGGCCGTTCCGAAATCGCGATGCGCTTGCTTTCAGCTGAGACCGCCATCGGGCTCCAGAACATCCGCAAGGGCGACATGCAGGACAGCGACTGGGCCAAGGTCGCCCGCACCCTGCCCGAGCTCAACAGTGCACCGTTCTTCATTGACGATTCACCGAACATGACGCTCATGGAGATCCGCGCGAAGTGCCGCCGCCTCAAGCAGCAGCACAACCTCAAGCTCGTGGTGCTCGACTACCTGCAGCTCATGTCCTCGGGTAAGCGCGTTGAATCGCGTCAGCAGGAAGTCGCTGAGTTCTCGCGTGCGTTGAAGCTTCTGGCTAAGGAGCTTGAGGTCCCAGTGATCGCGCTGTCCCAGCTCAACCGTGGCTCAGAGCAGCGCACCGACAAGCGCCCCCAGGTGTCCGATCTGCGTGAATCCGGTTCGATTGAGCAGGACGCGGACATGGTCATCCTGCTGCACCGCGAAGACATCTACGACAAGGAATCGCCGCGAGCCGGTGAGGCCGATGTGATTGTCGCGAAGCACAGAAACGGTCCAACGAAGACGATCGTGGTCGCGTTCCAGGGCCACTACTCCCGTTTCAGCAACATGGCCTACGAATCCAGCGACGCCGGAATCTAG
- a CDS encoding PfkB family carbohydrate kinase translates to MRPLSAGASTPGAQRASHRNTAPSDDTVPYGDTVPCVGTVPCVVTIAGTDPTGGAGSAADIKSIHAAGGYALPVTTAVLAQNSSRVTHIEHMSPTVVRAQLDAIAEHARIDAVKIGMLGTAANVQAVAEWLSEAKPQLIVVDPVMISSSGTALIAPEAFPEVAALCAAADVVTPNALELAELTGSTRGENHADVCNQARAWAERHGNVVIAKTGHLDSEQTTNYWIESGAEPIAIHTQRVDSSATQGTGCALASALTTRLAAGDAPAQALAWASDWLHHAISHGERLDVTLTRGQPLAGPVDHFHHVRAAMPQPHMPQPEAPAPPGPLQHSSGACEGGGSK, encoded by the coding sequence GTGCGCCCACTTTCTGCCGGCGCATCGACCCCCGGCGCCCAGCGCGCGTCTCACCGAAACACCGCCCCGAGCGACGACACTGTTCCATACGGCGACACCGTCCCGTGCGTCGGCACTGTTCCATGCGTCGTCACGATCGCCGGAACAGATCCGACCGGCGGCGCTGGTTCAGCCGCCGATATCAAAAGCATTCATGCCGCTGGCGGCTATGCCCTCCCCGTGACCACCGCGGTGCTGGCGCAGAATAGCTCGCGTGTGACCCACATCGAACATATGAGCCCAACCGTGGTACGTGCACAACTCGATGCCATCGCGGAACATGCGCGCATCGATGCGGTCAAAATCGGAATGCTCGGCACCGCGGCAAACGTCCAGGCTGTGGCTGAATGGCTCAGCGAAGCGAAACCACAGCTGATCGTGGTCGATCCGGTCATGATCTCAAGCAGCGGAACCGCCCTGATTGCGCCTGAAGCATTCCCTGAAGTTGCGGCGCTCTGCGCTGCCGCGGACGTCGTAACCCCGAACGCCCTCGAGCTAGCGGAACTGACCGGTTCGACCCGCGGCGAGAACCACGCCGACGTGTGCAACCAGGCACGCGCGTGGGCCGAGCGGCACGGGAATGTTGTGATCGCTAAGACCGGCCACCTGGATTCTGAGCAGACCACAAACTACTGGATCGAGTCCGGCGCCGAACCCATCGCGATACACACCCAACGCGTTGACTCCTCGGCAACCCAGGGCACGGGATGTGCGCTCGCGTCTGCGCTCACCACGAGACTAGCTGCGGGAGATGCTCCTGCCCAAGCACTCGCATGGGCCAGTGATTGGCTGCACCACGCGATTTCTCACGGCGAGCGCCTCGATGTCACGCTCACACGTGGCCAGCCCCTGGCAGGTCCCGTGGATCATTTCCATCACGTCCGCGCCGCCATGCCCCAGCCGCACATGCCGCAACCGGAGGCGCCTGCGCCTCCCGGCCCGCTCCAGCATAGCTCTGGCGCTTGCGAGGGCGGCGGCTCGAAGTGA
- a CDS encoding MFS transporter, with product MFLPVIALAPALEVLAGPAASATTGAGAGAAVVIAMLLGRPVGGLVFGRISDKWGRTRATRLALVGTAVCAAAIALVPTHQVWGVWTFVAVVAARFVGGVFIAGEYSAAIPLAMEWSPPRLRGWFSGLILSMAPWAQASIAFATAMMLSWLGTDAYAVWGWRVLFAFAALASLGMYVFYRFYVEDSAPGHIGNHAQRAVHHGAGRVVDVVAGPFAGRFWQIFVLLSGLWCMTVATVLILPAHVGSGASSASNTASGSATAATAGLDAGAIALAMGVASVAQAVAMAVLGHVSTRLGRRRFFMAWALLAGTVGVAAWWCAVSASSFGAAAAWAAVAQVATVSAYGPVAAYISEAFPARVRSTGYGVAYSFSLILPMLYPLWLPVVSGVVGAQVSVVAVLCVGALLVGMGAALGPAQRSSEELPR from the coding sequence ATGTTTCTGCCGGTCATCGCGCTCGCTCCTGCCCTCGAAGTTCTGGCCGGTCCCGCGGCGAGCGCTACAACCGGTGCCGGCGCAGGCGCTGCCGTCGTGATCGCGATGTTGCTCGGCAGGCCCGTGGGTGGGCTGGTGTTCGGTCGCATTTCTGATAAGTGGGGGCGAACCCGCGCCACGAGGCTCGCGCTTGTAGGCACGGCGGTGTGCGCAGCCGCGATCGCGCTGGTTCCGACCCACCAGGTGTGGGGTGTGTGGACGTTCGTTGCCGTGGTGGCTGCCCGGTTCGTGGGCGGGGTTTTCATCGCGGGTGAGTATTCAGCCGCGATCCCGCTGGCGATGGAATGGTCTCCTCCCCGTTTGCGGGGCTGGTTTTCGGGGCTCATTTTGTCGATGGCGCCGTGGGCTCAAGCTTCAATCGCGTTCGCTACTGCGATGATGTTGTCTTGGTTGGGCACGGATGCGTATGCGGTGTGGGGTTGGCGGGTTTTGTTCGCTTTCGCTGCGTTAGCTTCGCTCGGGATGTACGTCTTTTACCGTTTCTATGTTGAGGATTCTGCACCCGGCCATATCGGCAACCATGCTCAACGTGCAGTGCATCATGGGGCCGGACGCGTCGTCGACGTCGTGGCTGGACCGTTCGCTGGCCGTTTCTGGCAGATCTTTGTTCTGCTTTCGGGCTTGTGGTGCATGACGGTCGCAACGGTCTTGATCTTGCCCGCGCATGTTGGTTCCGGCGCATCTTCTGCTTCCAACACCGCTAGCGGTTCCGCTACGGCTGCCACTGCTGGCTTGGATGCCGGCGCCATCGCGTTGGCGATGGGCGTGGCCTCGGTTGCGCAGGCTGTTGCGATGGCGGTGCTGGGCCACGTCTCAACCCGGCTGGGTCGCCGCCGGTTCTTTATGGCGTGGGCGTTGCTTGCCGGGACTGTGGGTGTTGCCGCGTGGTGGTGTGCTGTCTCTGCGTCCTCGTTTGGTGCTGCGGCCGCGTGGGCTGCGGTGGCTCAGGTTGCGACGGTTTCTGCGTATGGCCCTGTTGCCGCGTACATTTCTGAGGCGTTTCCGGCTCGGGTTCGTTCGACGGGCTATGGGGTTGCGTACTCGTTTTCGTTGATTCTGCCGATGCTGTATCCGCTGTGGTTGCCTGTCGTGTCCGGTGTGGTGGGTGCGCAGGTTTCCGTGGTTGCCGTGTTGTGTGTGGGTGCGCTTTTGGTGGGTATGGGCGCGGCGTTGGGTCCTGCGCAGCGTTCGAGTGAGGAGTTGCCGAGGTGA
- a CDS encoding hydroxyethylthiazole kinase translates to MSLVDTREHMAACVDAVRGRVPLVHCMSAAVSLSMVADGLLAAGARPLMTETPAEAPTMTAHSDALLVNLGTLSEAGARGIPASVAAARRHDVPWVLDPTAVGLAPVRTRLAGELLRPGGSAPHVIRGNASEIVALAGVVDGDARFSGAGFTGRGADAGPVASDVVRAWASQLARRVGAVVVVSGAADVVMAEDGAFCEVAGGDRLLTQVTGTGCLHGALIAACVGAGVDAWVAAVGASAWLARAAEIAAAEVSAGATGTAEAASPPRGGPGSFRVALLDALYRVGGAEHDLFTR, encoded by the coding sequence GTGAGTCTTGTGGATACGCGCGAACACATGGCCGCGTGTGTGGATGCGGTGCGCGGCCGGGTTCCGTTGGTGCATTGCATGAGTGCCGCGGTGTCTTTGAGCATGGTCGCTGATGGCTTGTTGGCTGCGGGTGCCCGGCCGTTGATGACGGAGACGCCTGCGGAGGCTCCCACGATGACCGCGCATTCCGATGCGTTGCTGGTGAATCTGGGGACCTTGAGCGAGGCCGGGGCGCGTGGCATTCCGGCGTCTGTTGCGGCTGCCCGGCGGCATGATGTGCCGTGGGTTTTGGATCCCACGGCGGTGGGGTTGGCCCCGGTGCGTACGCGGCTGGCGGGTGAGTTGTTGCGGCCCGGCGGTTCCGCTCCGCATGTGATTCGCGGCAATGCTTCTGAGATTGTGGCGCTAGCGGGTGTTGTGGATGGCGATGCGCGGTTCAGTGGCGCTGGCTTCACTGGCCGGGGTGCTGATGCGGGGCCTGTGGCGTCCGATGTGGTGCGTGCGTGGGCCTCGCAGCTTGCTCGGCGTGTGGGTGCTGTGGTTGTGGTGTCGGGTGCCGCGGATGTGGTTATGGCTGAGGATGGCGCGTTCTGCGAGGTGGCCGGCGGCGACAGGTTGTTGACTCAGGTGACGGGCACGGGCTGTTTGCATGGCGCGTTGATTGCGGCGTGCGTGGGCGCTGGCGTGGATGCGTGGGTTGCCGCGGTGGGTGCGAGCGCGTGGCTGGCCCGTGCCGCTGAGATTGCCGCGGCGGAGGTCTCCGCGGGGGCGACCGGTACCGCCGAAGCTGCTTCGCCTCCGCGCGGTGGCCCGGGCTCGTTCCGGGTCGCATTGTTGGACGCCTTGTACCGCGTGGGAGGTGCCGAGCATGACCTTTTCACCCGATAG
- a CDS encoding thiamine phosphate synthase: MTFSPDSAAPVDVRCYMVTAGFDRSVPALAAQCAAAGAGIVQVRVKDVPARELLEATLTVAQAVEAANPATRVVVDDSVEVAAAAMRRGAHVHGVHVGQDDLPVPDVRALLGSDAVVGLTTGTLELVEQANEWSELLTYVGAGPFRPTPTKDSGRSPIGVDGYPRLVAASRVPVVAIGDVHPEDAAALASTGVAGVALVRALARSRDPQRDVRRVLSAFDAIAAR; the protein is encoded by the coding sequence ATGACCTTTTCACCCGATAGCGCGGCACCTGTTGACGTGCGCTGTTATATGGTCACGGCTGGTTTCGACCGTTCCGTTCCCGCGTTAGCCGCGCAGTGTGCGGCGGCTGGGGCGGGCATCGTGCAGGTTCGGGTTAAGGACGTGCCCGCGCGGGAGCTACTCGAGGCGACGCTAACGGTGGCTCAGGCGGTTGAGGCCGCCAATCCGGCAACTCGTGTGGTGGTGGATGATTCGGTTGAGGTCGCCGCTGCGGCGATGCGGCGGGGCGCTCACGTGCATGGTGTGCATGTGGGCCAGGATGATCTTCCGGTGCCGGATGTTCGTGCGCTGTTGGGTTCGGATGCTGTCGTCGGGCTGACTACGGGCACACTTGAACTCGTTGAGCAGGCCAACGAGTGGTCGGAGCTTTTAACGTATGTGGGGGCAGGCCCTTTCAGGCCCACCCCCACGAAGGATTCGGGTCGTTCCCCGATAGGTGTTGACGGTTATCCTCGGCTTGTCGCAGCTTCCCGAGTGCCTGTGGTTGCTATCGGCGATGTGCATCCTGAGGACGCTGCCGCGTTGGCTTCCACTGGTGTTGCCGGAGTCGCGTTGGTGCGCGCTTTGGCTCGTTCGCGTGACCCTCAGCGGGATGTCCGCCGGGTGCTGTCCGCATTCGATGCCATTGCGGCCAGGTAA
- a CDS encoding PepSY domain-containing protein, with the protein MEKKHLALTSVAALALALSACGTPAEDNNSSNESETQQTQEATQNTESEDMASQDTSDDMDDSDDADDNNDNNDAAAPTKGGSKDNALKAIDTAEKEIGGKVVDLDWDDDKSGWEVEVYEGGKIHEIKIAADGSKIIERDDVENADADDRREYDAIKTDIRKAIETALKDTPGSLDDVSVVEEQGQIMWNVEIYPEGGGSDVDIYIDVKSGVKNGKILKRDS; encoded by the coding sequence ATGGAGAAGAAACATTTAGCCCTCACGTCCGTAGCTGCCCTCGCGCTGGCTTTGTCCGCATGTGGCACTCCAGCGGAGGACAACAACTCCTCCAACGAGAGCGAAACTCAGCAGACTCAGGAAGCCACGCAGAACACTGAGTCTGAAGACATGGCATCGCAAGACACCAGCGATGACATGGACGATTCTGACGACGCTGACGACAATAATGACAACAACGACGCCGCGGCCCCAACCAAGGGTGGCAGCAAGGACAACGCTCTCAAGGCGATCGACACCGCTGAAAAAGAAATCGGCGGCAAGGTCGTTGACCTCGACTGGGATGACGACAAGAGCGGCTGGGAAGTAGAAGTCTACGAGGGCGGCAAGATCCACGAAATTAAGATCGCTGCCGACGGTTCCAAGATCATCGAACGCGACGACGTCGAAAACGCAGATGCCGACGACCGCCGTGAATACGACGCGATCAAGACCGACATCCGCAAGGCGATCGAAACCGCCCTCAAGGACACCCCAGGCTCCCTCGATGACGTCAGCGTTGTCGAGGAACAAGGCCAGATCATGTGGAACGTTGAGATCTACCCAGAGGGCGGCGGCTCCGATGTAGACATCTACATCGACGTCAAGAGTGGCGTCAAGAACGGCAAGATCCTCAAACGCGACAGCTAA
- a CDS encoding flavin reductase family protein gives MSLTHTFDQATLRTAFDRFPVGVAALCSRVGGRHEGMVTSSFAVGISYEPALVSFSVRNESRTWQRLKHGYRLGVSVLADEHREVCYQLASRDETKRFNGLDVTLADSGALFLDRAALWLETSVYDTVPAGDHTIVLLKVHAVSQGEDHGEPIVLHGKTFHDLAQVRDRELVTA, from the coding sequence ATGTCCCTGACCCATACTTTCGACCAGGCAACCCTGCGTACCGCATTCGACCGATTCCCAGTAGGGGTCGCAGCCCTGTGCTCGCGGGTAGGTGGACGCCACGAAGGCATGGTCACTTCGAGCTTCGCAGTCGGAATCTCATATGAGCCCGCGCTCGTCTCGTTCTCCGTCCGAAACGAATCCCGTACGTGGCAGCGCCTCAAGCACGGCTACCGCCTCGGCGTCTCCGTGCTTGCAGATGAGCATCGCGAGGTCTGCTATCAGCTCGCATCCCGCGACGAAACCAAGCGTTTCAACGGCCTCGACGTCACCTTGGCGGACTCCGGCGCGCTGTTCCTGGACCGCGCTGCACTGTGGCTGGAAACCTCGGTCTACGACACCGTGCCGGCAGGCGACCACACCATCGTGCTCCTGAAGGTTCACGCTGTATCCCAGGGCGAAGACCACGGCGAACCGATCGTGCTGCACGGCAAGACGTTCCACGACCTCGCGCAGGTGCGAGACCGCGAACTCGTGACGGCGTAA
- the rplI gene encoding 50S ribosomal protein L9, with amino-acid sequence MAKLILTHEVTGLGAAGDIVEVRDGYARNYLLPRGYAIIWTKGGEKDVESIKAAREAHRVANLEEAQKIAEALKAAEIRIEVNAGESGRLFGTVKQADVAAAIEAQGLGKVDKRTIEIAQQVKTTGHYKATVRLHEDVLANTTLHVVATPKGK; translated from the coding sequence ATGGCAAAGCTTATTCTCACGCATGAGGTAACCGGCCTGGGTGCTGCTGGCGACATCGTCGAAGTACGCGACGGCTACGCACGCAACTACCTGCTGCCACGCGGCTACGCGATCATCTGGACCAAGGGTGGCGAGAAGGACGTCGAGTCCATCAAGGCCGCTCGCGAGGCCCACCGCGTAGCGAACCTCGAAGAAGCACAGAAGATCGCTGAAGCACTCAAGGCTGCTGAGATCCGCATCGAGGTTAACGCTGGCGAGTCCGGCCGCCTCTTCGGTACCGTCAAGCAGGCCGACGTTGCAGCAGCAATCGAGGCTCAGGGCCTGGGCAAGGTCGACAAGCGCACCATCGAGATCGCACAGCAGGTCAAGACCACCGGCCACTACAAGGCCACCGTCCGCCTGCACGAAGACGTTCTCGCGAACACCACGCTGCACGTTGTTGCAACGCCAAAGGGCAAGTAA
- the rpsR gene encoding 30S ribosomal protein S18, translated as MAKPEIRKPKPKANPLKAADIEVIDYKDVALLRKFISDRGKIRARRVTGVSVQEQRKIAQAIKNAREVALLPYSGAGRG; from the coding sequence ATGGCTAAGCCTGAAATTCGCAAGCCTAAGCCTAAGGCCAACCCGCTCAAGGCCGCCGACATCGAGGTCATCGACTACAAAGATGTCGCCCTTCTTCGCAAGTTCATCTCTGACCGCGGCAAGATCCGCGCTCGTCGTGTAACTGGCGTGTCCGTGCAGGAGCAGCGCAAGATCGCTCAGGCGATCAAGAACGCGCGCGAAGTCGCTCTGCTTCCCTACTCCGGCGCTGGCCGCGGCTAA
- a CDS encoding single-stranded DNA-binding protein, translated as MAGETIITVVGNLTADPELRFTPSGAAVANFTIASTPRLFDRQTNEFKDGEALFMRCSVWREHAENVAESLTKGMRVIAQGRLRARSYDDQNGNRRTAWELEVDEVGPALRYATAQVSRNQRGGGGGGNQGGFGGNTGGGFGGGNQGGGFGGQQQSQGGGGDWGAPQQSPANDPWGNSGGSSDWGANPGQSAPPF; from the coding sequence ATGGCTGGAGAAACCATCATCACCGTGGTGGGTAACCTCACCGCCGATCCAGAACTGCGCTTCACGCCATCTGGTGCCGCGGTAGCGAACTTCACGATCGCTTCGACTCCTCGCCTCTTCGACCGTCAGACTAACGAGTTCAAAGACGGCGAAGCTCTCTTCATGCGTTGCAGCGTATGGCGCGAACACGCCGAAAACGTGGCGGAATCGCTGACCAAGGGTATGCGCGTCATCGCCCAGGGTCGTCTGCGTGCCCGCAGCTATGACGATCAGAACGGCAACCGCCGTACCGCATGGGAACTCGAGGTCGACGAGGTCGGCCCGGCCCTGCGCTACGCAACCGCGCAGGTCTCCCGCAATCAGCGTGGAGGCGGCGGTGGCGGCAATCAAGGCGGCTTCGGTGGCAACACCGGCGGCGGTTTTGGTGGCGGCAACCAAGGTGGCGGCTTCGGCGGCCAGCAGCAGTCCCAGGGCGGCGGCGGAGACTGGGGAGCACCTCAGCAATCTCCAGCTAACGACCCGTGGGGTAACTCTGGCGGCTCAAGCGACTGGGGTGCAAACCCTGGCCAGTCCGCACCACCGTTCTAA
- the rpsF gene encoding 30S ribosomal protein S6, with protein sequence MRNYELMLLVDPEVDERTVEPTLNKFLEVVTKDGGTVENIDIWGRRRMAYEINKKAEAIYAVVNFTAEPQTASELDRVLGLNESIMRTKIIRPEDQRIK encoded by the coding sequence TTGCGTAACTACGAACTGATGCTGCTGGTTGACCCCGAGGTCGACGAGCGCACCGTTGAACCGACGCTCAACAAGTTCCTCGAGGTCGTAACCAAGGACGGCGGAACCGTCGAGAACATCGACATCTGGGGTCGTCGCCGCATGGCCTACGAGATCAACAAGAAGGCTGAGGCCATCTACGCAGTGGTTAACTTCACCGCTGAGCCACAGACCGCATCCGAGCTTGACCGTGTTTTGGGCCTCAACGAGTCCATCATGCGCACCAAGATCATCCGCCCAGAGGACCAGCGCATCAAGTAA